The DNA window CCCTGCCCTTGTCTGCCTTGGACGCGGCTTGCAGTTCCGAGATCACCTCTTGCACTATGCCGGTGATTTCAGCTTCTTCGAGCTGTTCGGGCAGATACTCCTCGAGGATGCGAAGTTCCGCCGATTCTTTTTCCGAGAGATCGGCTCTGCCGGCCTTCTCGTATTGTTCGATCGCCTCTCGGCGCTTTTTCCCCTCGCGCGTGAAGACTTCCAGCGATTCCTCTTCAGTGAGCGCGCGGCCCTTGGAGATCTCCGTGTTCCGCATCTCGGACATTGCGAGGCGGATCACGGAGACCCTCAGGGTATCACCCGTCTTCATCGCGGATTTCAAGTCTTCCGACAATCGTTCCCGCATTGACATGGTGCGGCCTGCGCCTTTGGACCTGCAGTTCCTAGTACTTGGAAGCGTTTCTGCTCATCTTGCGCTTCCGGGCATTCTCGGCCTTGCGCTTTTTGTCGCTCGGTTTTTCGTAATGCTCGTGAGCGCGCGCTTCCTTGAGAATC is part of the Armatimonadota bacterium genome and encodes:
- a CDS encoding GatB/YqeY domain-containing protein; its protein translation is MSMRERLSEDLKSAMKTGDTLRVSVIRLAMSEMRNTEISKGRALTEEESLEVFTREGKKRREAIEQYEKAGRADLSEKESAELRILEEYLPEQLEEAEITGIVQEVISELQAASKADKGRVMSALMPRFRGRADGKLVSQVVDRMLDGSSV
- a CDS encoding 30S ribosomal protein S21 → MAQVQLRQNESIDSALKRFKKELQQAGILKEARAHEHYEKPSDKKRKAENARKRKMSRNASKY